Genomic DNA from Deferribacterota bacterium:
AAGTTGAGCTTTACCCTTTACCTCTAGTGGATCTGTTTTTTCAGGAACACCTAATATCTCAGAGCTAATAGTATAACCTCTTACATGACAAGCTCCTCTATTACTTGTGGCATAGTTCAAACCAATACCTTGGGCAACCCTTCCATCATATGCCGGAAACTCTAGCTTTTTAACACCCATTGAATACTCTACATCACCAAATTTTTCAGCTAATCTATATGATCCAAGTGCTAATAACTCTCCAAAACCTTCTTTCTTGCAGATTTTTTCAATCATTGTAACCATAGCATTGGCATCACCAAAATGAAGAGGCAAACCTGTCTCTTTTTCTGAAATTATGCCCTTCTCATACATCTCCATAGCACATGCTATTGTTGCACCTGCACTTATTGGATCAACCCCGTAAGCGTTACATAGATAATTAGCCTTTGTAATGGCATTTAGGTCTGTTACGCCACAGTCAGCCCCCATAGCCCATATAGGTTCGTACTCAGGGCCTTCACCCACAATCTCTTTACCATCTTTAAATGATGCAACTCTGCCACAGCCAATAATACAACTCATACATGCTTTGTTCCTTTTTAATATCGTATCGGCCATTGTTTCACCAGATATTTTTTCAATATCTTTTATTTGTTCTCTTAAAAAATTATTAACTGGAAGTAAACCACTCTCGTGGATAATATTAACTAACACAGCAGTACCATATTTTGGTAAACCTTCCCCTGAAACAGGATTCTTTTTTATTGTTGAAAAGGTCTTTTGAGCAACTTGTCTATAGGTATCTTTATTAGCTATTTGTACCCCTTTAGTTCCTCTAACGGCAATGGCTTTTAAGTTTTTGCTTCCCATAACTGCACCAACACCACTTCTACCAGCAGCCCTATACTTATCATTCATTATACAAGAGAATAATACTCCTTTTTCACCAGCTGGGCCTATGCAAGCTACCTTTGCATCATTATGGAAACTCCTTTTAATTATCTCTTCTGTTTCATATGTAGTTTTGCCCCACAAATTACTAGCACCTCTTATTTCTACCTTATCATTATAAATTGCAATATAAACGGGATTTTCTGATTTACCTTCAATAATTACCATATCATAGCCAGCAAACTTTAATTCAGAGGGGAAATAGCCTCCAGAGTTTGATGAAGCTATACAATTGTTTAATGGAGATTTAGTAACAACCATATACCTTCCATTTGCTGCACCATATGTTCCTGTTAGGGGCCCAGTTGAGAATATCAATTTATTCTCTGCAGAAAAAGGATCTATATTTTCTTTTAATTCATCATATAAATATTTAGAAGCTAAACCCCTGCCGCCTAAGAATTTCTTGGCATACTCCCTATTTAAATCTTCAACCTTAATACTTTTATTTGTTAAATTTATTCTTAGAATTTTTGATTGCCATCCAAACATATTAAACCTCCTGATATCCTTCTTTAACAGTATTTACAAATCTTAAAATCTTATTCCTTAAGGGCTTATCTTCTTCTGAAAAGGTTAAGCAACCAGTTGGACAAAAGGCAACACACTCAGGAAAATCGCCATTACACAAATTACATTTGTCTGCTTTATTTTTCCACTCAGCAAACTTAATCATACCAAAAGGACAAGCAGATA
This window encodes:
- a CDS encoding aldehyde ferredoxin oxidoreductase family protein, whose amino-acid sequence is MFGWQSKILRINLTNKSIKVEDLNREYAKKFLGGRGLASKYLYDELKENIDPFSAENKLIFSTGPLTGTYGAANGRYMVVTKSPLNNCIASSNSGGYFPSELKFAGYDMVIIEGKSENPVYIAIYNDKVEIRGASNLWGKTTYETEEIIKRSFHNDAKVACIGPAGEKGVLFSCIMNDKYRAAGRSGVGAVMGSKNLKAIAVRGTKGVQIANKDTYRQVAQKTFSTIKKNPVSGEGLPKYGTAVLVNIIHESGLLPVNNFLREQIKDIEKISGETMADTILKRNKACMSCIIGCGRVASFKDGKEIVGEGPEYEPIWAMGADCGVTDLNAITKANYLCNAYGVDPISAGATIACAMEMYEKGIISEKETGLPLHFGDANAMVTMIEKICKKEGFGELLALGSYRLAEKFGDVEYSMGVKKLEFPAYDGRVAQGIGLNYATSNRGACHVRGYTISSEILGVPEKTDPLEVKGKAQL